TACAAAAAAATAATGAAGTCTTTTAATGTATTGGGCAAACCAACTTTAGAAGGTAATCATCTAAAAATGCCTTTGTTGAAATCAGTTAAACTGATTAAGTCGAGGGATATTCCCGAAGGTTTTGTCATTAAACAGGTTCAGATAATCAAAAAAGCTAGTGGTTACTATGCTAATTTGATGATTGAGTTAGATGTGGATGTAGTACAACCAATAGCCCATGGTCATGCTATGGGTATAGATGTTGGTATTGGGAGTATGATAGCAACCTCCGATGGGTTAGTAATTCCAAGACCTAGTTTTTTAGATAAGACTCTGCGCAAGATTCAATTACTGCAAAGAAAGTTAAGAAATAAAATAATCGGCTCAGGAAAATGGAAGAAACTACACCATCGAATTTCTTTGTTACATGAAGCTGTTGCCAATAGTCGCAAGGATTACCATTTTAAGTTAGCTCATCAGTTGTGTGATGGGGTAGGAATGATATTTGTGGAGGATATTAATTTTAATTCTTGGTCAAGGGGTTTGTTTTCTAAGCAATCTTTAGACATGGGAATAGGTCAATTTTTTAATATCCTTGAGTATGTTTGTTCACAAACGGATACTTACTTTGAGAGGGTAGATAAGGACTATAGTTCGCAAATATGCCCCAATTGTGGCACTCATACGGGTAAAAAACCATTGAATCTGAGAGTCCATAAATGTCCTGAGTGTGGCTATGAAAAAGATCGAGATATTGCGGCAGCAGAAGTAATCAGAAATAGAGGTTTACAAAATATGGCGGTAGGAACTATCGTGATGAAACAGCCCAGTAATGGCGTTCTGACGGGGACTAAGGTCTAGTTAAGAGTCTATATGGGAATCCACTCGCCTTCAGGCAGTGGAGGTTCAAAGGATAATGGTCACTTGAGGATAAGGTGCGATCGCACAGTGCCACTTAGTAATTTGTAAAGGGGTACTCTATCCAGCGCACCCTAGTTAACTTGTTTGGAATAATTCCTCAGAAGAGAAAAAATAAAGCAAATAGGAAGAAGTAACAGCAGCGAAGAAGCACCACACAGATATTAAAGCATAATCAAAAAGTAATTGGCTAAAAATCAAAGCGATAAAAATTAAACCCCCTAAATAATTCAATCCTCTATGGGATGAAAGCATTAAGCCCAATAAAGTAAGCATCACATATAACAAAATCCCTAAATAGGGAGAAACGATGCCATGGCTCATAACATGGATTCGGTATTGGATTGAGCCATAAACCTGATTAACTGATAACCAATCGGGATTAACTAAAAGGGGGAAATAAAGGAAAACACCATACAGAAAGCCTATAGTTAATAATCCAATTAAAACCTTTTTGATAGTTTCTCCTGTTTCTACCTTCAGCACAGAAAATGTCATCCAAAAAGGCCAGAGAAAGTGAGAGAAAAATAAAAAACCGAAGGCATAAGTCTTAGTTATTTGAGAGTCAGCAGAATTTAGAGAAAGCCAAACCATTCCCTCCAATCCCTGCTGGATACCAAAAAGAATGGGAGTAAGGGCTATGGGTAAATAGTCATAAACATTGGTTTGGTTAACTCTACTAACACAATAACTTCCCGAACAGATACCGACGGCACTAATTAAAAAGCTCGATGATGCTGAAAAACACATATTTTTGAATAAAAAAATTACCCTTAACTCTGAAGTCGTCCCTCGTAACCTATTCTAACCCCTAATCCCCTGAATATAAGCGGAGGTAATTTCTGATTGGGGGGAGTTAAAAATTTGTTCGATAGTGCCAAATTCGGCTAAAGTACCGATGTTATTTTCAGTCCAAAATAAAGCCCCATAATCACCGATTCTCTTGGCTTGGGCGAGGTTGTGGGTGACAATTACCACGGTATATTTATCTTTCAAACTAGCGATTAAATCTTCTACGACACCGCTAGAAATGGGATCGAGGGCGCTACAGGGTTCATCAAATAATAATATTTGTGGCTCTAATATCAAGGCTCTGGCAATACATAATCTTTGTTTTTGTCCTCCTGATAAGGATAGGGCATTTTGATGGAGTCGATCTTTTATTTCTTGCCATAAACCGACATTTTTAAGGTTTTTTTCGATTAAATATTCAATTTTATTTTTGTCTTTTATGCCATGTTCTTTGAGGGGAAAGGCAAGGTTTTTATATATAGAAAAGGGGAAGGGATTAGGTTTTTGAAATATGGTACCAATACGACGACGAAGGTTAAGGGTATCTATTTTTTTTCCTAGAATCGGTAAACCATCCAAACGAATATCACCTTCAATGTGAGTATTAGGAATCATATCCACCAAACGATTAATACAACTCAAAAAGCTACTTTTGCCACAACCAGAAGGCCCTATAAGAGTGGTTATTTTCCCTCCGTGGATGGGCATATTTATTCCTTTAAAAGCAGGTTTTTTATCATAAAAAAGAGATAAATTTTCTATGTTTAAAGATGGTAGAATAATAGTTTTTATTGGTAAGTTAGACATTTTTATTGTGATTGATAGAAGTAACCTCAGTTCGGGATAATAGTTGTCAGTATGGTTAGGTTACAGGTTACAGGTTGCAGGTTACAGGTTCAAAATACCACCAGCCTTTGTTAATTCCTTGATGGAACTAAATACCATAAAATTAATTAACATACAGTTTTTGTAAATTTCTTAACCTGACACCCGACACCCGATACCTGACACCTTTACAAGACTATAAATTTTATCCCGAACTCAGGTTAGAAGTAAGATTTAAAATCATTTTGGCAATAAAATTAATGAGGAAAAAAAGCACCAATAACACCAAAGCCGAACTATAAGCATTATCATCACCGCCACTAACATTCATACTCAAGTCAAAAATATGAATCGATAAACTGCGCCCCGAATCCATCAAAGATTCTGGCATTCTGTCCACATAACCGCTAGTAAAAATTAAGGCAGCGGTTTCTGCGATCGCACGACCAACCCCCAACACAAACCCGACAATAATACTCGCCATAGCAGAAGGCAAGACAATCCGCCACAAAGTCGCCCGTTGAGATATGCCCAACGCCGCCGCCCCCAAACGATAATCGAGGGGAACATTTCTCAGCCCTTCCTCCGTGGTGCGAATGAGAATGGGTAACACCATACAAGCTAAAGTTAACCCCCCCGATAAAATAGAAAAACCTAGACCTAATTTAATAGTAAAAAAAGCATTGCCAAACAAACCAAAAACAATGGAAGGAACACCAGCCAAAATATCTAAACTACGCCTAATTAAAACCCCTAAAAAATTATTTTGTTCTGTAAATTCTGTCAAAAAAATAGCTGTGCCAACTCCTAAAGGTAAAGCCGTTACCATGGTTACAAATAAAATCAAAAAGGTTGACACCAAAATAGGGGCAATACCGCCCTCTCTACCAGCATTTAATGGCTGAGAAAATAAAAATTGCCAAGATATTTTACCCCAACTATGAATAATAATATCTCCCAAAAACCAACCAAAAAATACCACAATAATCAGAGCCATTAACCACAATAAAATACCAATTAATAACCCCTCTCTTTTTTTATAACTTAACATTTTGATCCCTCATAATTTCCGCTATTAATACCATAAGGGCGATCGCACCCATCAACCATAAACCACTGACAAATAAAGCCGAACGATGATTCCCCGTAGCATACGCCATTTCGAGGGCAATATTCGCCGTCAAAGTGCGCACAGGGGCAAAAAAACTGTCAGGCACTTGTACCACATTGCCACATACCATCAACACCGCCATCGTCTCCCCCAATGCCCTTCCCGTCGCCAAAATAAACCCCGTCATCACCCCCGATTTTGCCACAGGTAGTATTACCCCCCGAATCATGGCCCATTTTGACAAGCCCAGTGCGATCGCACCCTGTCTGTACTCCAAAGGTACTTCCTCAAAACTAGCCTCCGCCGTCAGGGCAACCGTGGGCAAAATCATCAAAGTAAGAATAACCATACCAGCCAATAAACTCGTACCCGGTGCCTGAAACCGATTAATCAATGGTACTAATACCACCAAACCCCAAAAACCATATACCACCGAAGGAATACCCGCCAACAACTCAATTAACTGACGATAAACATAAGCCACCCCACGAGGTGCATAATACTGGGCAAAAATAGCCGAACCAACCCCCAAAGGAATCGCCAAACAAACCGCCCCTACTGTCACCGACAAAGTACCCAACAACATCGGTATCAAATTAAAAAACTGCTCTTGGGGATGCCAAGAAGGATCTCGAAAAAAAGCCCCCCATCCCACCTCCTCCAACACTGCCGAGGCTTCCGAAAACAAAAATACCGTGATTACCACCACAATAACCCCCGTAATCATCGCAATGATAGTCAGTAACCAACGCCATAGCAAATCACCGTGAGAGGGGGACAAAATCCTGTTTTTTAATGAGATCATGAACTTCCGCCGATTGACTATAATTAATGAAAGCTTGAGTTAACAAATCCTCCTCACCATTGGTTACCAAATTGAGAGGACGAGATAAAGGAAAACTACCATTGGCAACATTATCCCCATTTGCCATCACTCCGTTAAGAGGTAATAACTTAATTGGTACATTGTTACTAACACTAAATTCCGCTGTCCCAATAGATACGTAACCGATGGCGAAAAGGTTTCCCTCCACAGTTTTAATGCCCTGTTGATTATCCCCAATTACCACAGAAGGCTTAATCTGACTATTACTCAGAGCAAAATAATCTAAAAATAGCTCCAAAGTCGAGCGCCCCTCCGCCTTATTTACCACCGTAATGGGGGCATCCTCTCCTCCCACCTCCTGCCAGTTACTAATTTCCCCCGT
The sequence above is a segment of the Cyanobacterium stanieri PCC 7202 genome. Coding sequences within it:
- a CDS encoding phosphate ABC transporter ATP-binding protein, PhoT family (PFAM: ABC transporter~TIGRFAM: phosphate ABC transporter, ATP-binding protein~COGs: COG1117 ABC-type phosphate transport system ATPase component~InterPro IPR017871:IPR003439:IPR015850:IPR003593~KEGG: cyt:cce_3984 ABC phosphate transport system ATP-binding protein~PFAM: ABC transporter related~SMART: AAA ATPase~SPTR: ABC phosphate transport system ATP-binding protein), translated to MSNLPIKTIILPSLNIENLSLFYDKKPAFKGINMPIHGGKITTLIGPSGCGKSSFLSCINRLVDMIPNTHIEGDIRLDGLPILGKKIDTLNLRRRIGTIFQKPNPFPFSIYKNLAFPLKEHGIKDKNKIEYLIEKNLKNVGLWQEIKDRLHQNALSLSGGQKQRLCIARALILEPQILLFDEPCSALDPISSGVVEDLIASLKDKYTVVIVTHNLAQAKRIGDYGALFWTENNIGTLAEFGTIEQIFNSPQSEITSAYIQGIRG
- a CDS encoding phosphate ABC transporter membrane protein 1, PhoT family (PFAM: Binding-protein-dependent transport system inner membrane component~TIGRFAM: phosphate ABC transporter, permease protein PstC~COGs: COG0573 ABC-type phosphate transport system permease component~InterPro IPR000515:IPR011864~KEGG: amr:AM1_3490 phosphate ABC transporter, permease protein PstC~PFAM: binding-protein-dependent transport systems inner membrane component~SPTR: Phosphate ABC transporter, permease protein PstC;~TIGRFAM: phosphate ABC transporter, inner membrane subunit PstC), encoding MISLKNRILSPSHGDLLWRWLLTIIAMITGVIVVVITVFLFSEASAVLEEVGWGAFFRDPSWHPQEQFFNLIPMLLGTLSVTVGAVCLAIPLGVGSAIFAQYYAPRGVAYVYRQLIELLAGIPSVVYGFWGLVVLVPLINRFQAPGTSLLAGMVILTLMILPTVALTAEASFEEVPLEYRQGAIALGLSKWAMIRGVILPVAKSGVMTGFILATGRALGETMAVLMVCGNVVQVPDSFFAPVRTLTANIALEMAYATGNHRSALFVSGLWLMGAIALMVLIAEIMRDQNVKL
- a CDS encoding phosphate ABC transporter membrane protein 2, PhoT family (PFAM: Binding-protein-dependent transport system inner membrane component~TIGRFAM: phosphate ABC transporter, permease protein PstA~COGs: COG0581 ABC-type phosphate transport system permease component~InterPro IPR000515:IPR005672~KEGG: nhl:Nhal_2979 phosphate ABC transporter, inner membrane subunit PstA~PFAM: binding-protein-dependent transport systems inner membrane component~SPTR: Phosphate ABC transporter, inner membrane subunit PstA;~TIGRFAM: phosphate ABC transporter, inner membrane subunit PstA), which encodes MLSYKKREGLLIGILLWLMALIIVVFFGWFLGDIIIHSWGKISWQFLFSQPLNAGREGGIAPILVSTFLILFVTMVTALPLGVGTAIFLTEFTEQNNFLGVLIRRSLDILAGVPSIVFGLFGNAFFTIKLGLGFSILSGGLTLACMVLPILIRTTEEGLRNVPLDYRLGAAALGISQRATLWRIVLPSAMASIIVGFVLGVGRAIAETAALIFTSGYVDRMPESLMDSGRSLSIHIFDLSMNVSGGDDNAYSSALVLLVLFFLINFIAKMILNLTSNLSSG
- a CDS encoding phosphate ABC transporter substrate-binding protein, PhoT family (TIGRFAM: phosphate binding protein~COGs: COG0226 ABC-type phosphate transport system periplasmic component~InterPro IPR005119:IPR011862~KEGG: nhl:Nhal_2981 phosphate binding protein~PFAM: LysR substrate-binding~SPTR: Phosphate binding protein;~TIGRFAM: phosphate binding protein); this translates as MISKKAIQIFSVGIIAPLTLQSCQQNAVTNSGDADTLTGRLVITGSSTVAPLVSEIGKQFEGENPNVRIDVQTGGSSRGISDVRNGIADIGMVSRGITPEDDDLSFHSIAQDGVGIIIHQDNPVDSLSDEQVKQIFTGEISNWQEVGGEDAPITVVNKAEGRSTLELFLDYFALSNSQIKPSVVIGDNQQGIKTVEGNLFAIGYVSIGTAEFSVSNNVPIKLLPLNGVMANGDNVANGSFPLSRPLNLVTNGEEDLLTQAFINYSQSAEVHDLIKKQDFVPLSR
- a CDS encoding transposase IS891/IS1136/IS1341 family (PFAM: Helix-turn-helix domain; Putative transposase DNA-binding domain; Probable transposase~COGs: COG0675 Transposase and inactivated derivatives~InterPro IPR001959:IPR010095~KEGG: cyp:PCC8801_3581 putative transposase IS891/IS1136/IS1341 family~PFAM: transposase IS891/IS1136/IS1341 family; transposase IS605 OrfB~SPTR: Putative transposase IS891/IS1136/IS1341 family), producing the protein MLHLTFNYKLKPTAKQIEIIEHNLAVCKSVWNHALYERKLWYNSRSCPIDRCSLNGEYIVKPFEYPNYHAQSAELTQAKKTNDFLKSGNAQAMQQTLRKLDRAFNDMKSKGLGFPRYKKIMKSFNVLGKPTLEGNHLKMPLLKSVKLIKSRDIPEGFVIKQVQIIKKASGYYANLMIELDVDVVQPIAHGHAMGIDVGIGSMIATSDGLVIPRPSFLDKTLRKIQLLQRKLRNKIIGSGKWKKLHHRISLLHEAVANSRKDYHFKLAHQLCDGVGMIFVEDINFNSWSRGLFSKQSLDMGIGQFFNILEYVCSQTDTYFERVDKDYSSQICPNCGTHTGKKPLNLRVHKCPECGYEKDRDIAAAEVIRNRGLQNMAVGTIVMKQPSNGVLTGTKV
- a CDS encoding hypothetical protein (KEGG: pin:Ping_1650 hypothetical protein~SPTR: Putative uncharacterized protein), with the translated sequence MCFSASSSFLISAVGICSGSYCVSRVNQTNVYDYLPIALTPILFGIQQGLEGMVWLSLNSADSQITKTYAFGFLFFSHFLWPFWMTFSVLKVETGETIKKVLIGLLTIGFLYGVFLYFPLLVNPDWLSVNQVYGSIQYRIHVMSHGIVSPYLGILLYVMLTLLGLMLSSHRGLNYLGGLIFIALIFSQLLFDYALISVWCFFAAVTSSYLLYFFSSEELFQTS